The following are encoded in a window of Brevibacillus sp. DP1.3A genomic DNA:
- a CDS encoding SulP family inorganic anion transporter yields the protein MKWAPRFEGYDLVSFRKDCVSGLIVGIIAIPLGMAFAIASGVKPEYGIYTTIIAGILISLFGGSRYQIGGPTGAFIPILFAIVMQYGYADLLLAGFMAGILLVLMGILRLGGLIKFIPRPVIIGFTSGIAVIIFSGQIANFLGLEQLQRHEDFLSNMREIVLHLNTINLYSVAIAILSLALILVTPRFFRSIPASLVGLVVASVVSVLFLEGKVATIGSTFGEIPSTLPGFHFPEITWERVQKLLSPALIIAILGAIESLLSAVVADGMTRSRHNSNRELIGQGIANIVTPLFGGIPATGAIARTATNIRTGATSPMSGIIHGLVVLLILLLFAPYASHIPLASMAPILMLVAWNMSERKEFAHMLKAKTSDSLVLVLTFLLTVFTNLTVAIEVGLVLSILLFVKRTRDSLRVAQVLPDPSSKNDKVMPHMVTEGHDCPQISIYTIEGPLFFGDADLFESSLMQTLQRHPKVLLLRMGKVPLMDMTGEANLSRIVKQCMDQGTTVLISGIQAGPKKILQRTGLYGLIGEAHFFTHTGDAIAYALSLLDTGKCLGCKHFAFRECTRLSAPTETST from the coding sequence ATGAAGTGGGCACCAAGATTCGAAGGCTACGATCTCGTTTCCTTTCGAAAAGACTGTGTATCAGGGTTAATCGTCGGCATTATCGCGATACCATTGGGGATGGCATTTGCTATCGCCTCCGGAGTAAAGCCTGAATACGGGATTTACACGACCATTATCGCCGGCATATTGATTTCTCTCTTTGGCGGTTCCCGCTACCAAATCGGAGGACCTACTGGCGCTTTTATCCCGATATTATTTGCAATCGTCATGCAATACGGTTATGCAGACTTGCTCCTCGCTGGATTTATGGCAGGGATTCTCCTTGTTCTCATGGGGATTCTACGGCTGGGCGGGCTGATCAAATTCATTCCGCGCCCTGTCATCATCGGATTCACTTCGGGGATTGCCGTTATCATTTTCTCAGGTCAAATTGCCAACTTTCTCGGTCTGGAGCAGTTGCAAAGACATGAGGATTTTTTGTCCAACATGAGGGAAATCGTCCTTCATCTGAACACGATTAATCTATACAGCGTAGCCATTGCGATTTTGAGTCTCGCCCTTATTTTGGTGACTCCCCGATTCTTCCGTAGCATACCGGCCTCTCTCGTTGGACTCGTAGTCGCTAGTGTCGTTTCCGTCCTCTTTTTGGAAGGAAAGGTAGCGACGATTGGCTCTACCTTTGGAGAGATACCGAGTACATTACCCGGCTTTCATTTTCCTGAAATCACATGGGAACGTGTCCAAAAGTTACTGAGTCCTGCCCTGATCATTGCTATACTAGGAGCGATAGAGTCTTTATTGTCCGCTGTCGTCGCCGATGGAATGACACGCAGTCGCCACAACAGCAACCGGGAATTAATCGGCCAAGGAATCGCCAACATCGTGACTCCGTTATTTGGGGGAATTCCGGCTACTGGCGCGATTGCGAGAACAGCCACTAACATTCGAACCGGGGCAACCTCCCCCATGTCTGGCATCATTCATGGTCTGGTTGTTTTGCTGATCCTCCTACTGTTCGCCCCTTACGCCTCGCATATTCCGTTGGCGAGTATGGCGCCGATCTTGATGCTGGTTGCCTGGAATATGAGTGAGCGCAAGGAATTTGCCCACATGCTAAAAGCGAAGACGAGCGATTCTCTTGTGCTGGTGCTCACCTTCCTTTTGACCGTTTTCACCAATTTAACCGTCGCTATTGAAGTGGGGTTGGTGCTGTCTATCCTGTTATTTGTCAAACGAACGCGCGATAGCTTGCGGGTAGCTCAGGTGCTGCCTGATCCCTCTTCCAAGAACGACAAGGTCATGCCGCATATGGTTACTGAGGGGCACGATTGCCCGCAAATCAGCATCTACACGATTGAGGGTCCACTGTTTTTCGGGGATGCCGACTTGTTTGAAAGCTCCCTCATGCAAACCCTTCAGCGACATCCAAAGGTATTGCTACTGCGGATGGGAAAAGTCCCCCTGATGGACATGACCGGGGAAGCGAATTTATCCCGGATTGTGAAACAATGTATGGACCAAGGGACAACAGTCCTTATTTCCGGAATCCAAGCTGGACCCAAGAAAATCTTGCAGCGTACGGGGCTATATGGCCTCATAGGCGAAGCTCACTTTTTTACTCATACTGGAGACGCGATAGCGTATGCCCTCAGTCTACTGGATACCGGGAAGTGCCTCGGATGTAAGCATTTTGCCTTCCGCGAATGCACGCGCCTGTCCGCTCCTACTGAAACTTCCACATGA
- a CDS encoding glycerol-3-phosphate responsive antiterminator: protein MNQEQFHARLAQYKLIASVKEAKHLEKAAEANLSAAVLSIGNIGVIKGYVDYFKSKNIPVFLHLERIGGISHDREGIAFLAHYVKPDGIVTTRNTLVKLAKKQGLLTIQRLFLVDSDSIKSGLTSLQETQPDAVELMPGLLPEFIEEFRSVIDTPIISGGLIRKREQMEEVLKHGATAVSVGSPLLWKECKNLDSSVVI, encoded by the coding sequence GTGAACCAGGAACAATTTCATGCAAGACTGGCACAGTACAAGCTGATCGCTTCCGTAAAAGAAGCGAAGCACCTGGAAAAAGCGGCAGAGGCAAATTTGAGTGCTGCGGTACTCTCGATTGGCAACATTGGTGTGATCAAAGGCTACGTGGATTATTTCAAGTCGAAAAATATCCCTGTATTTCTTCATTTGGAGCGGATTGGCGGAATCAGTCATGACCGGGAAGGCATCGCATTTCTGGCGCATTACGTCAAGCCAGACGGGATCGTCACTACGCGCAACACACTGGTCAAGCTGGCGAAAAAGCAAGGCCTGCTGACGATTCAGCGTTTGTTTTTGGTCGATAGCGACTCGATTAAATCAGGACTAACCTCCTTGCAGGAAACACAGCCTGACGCTGTTGAGCTGATGCCTGGTTTGCTGCCGGAGTTTATCGAAGAATTCAGAAGTGTGATCGATACCCCGATCATTTCTGGCGGGCTGATTCGCAAGCGGGAACAGATGGAGGAAGTATTAAAGCATGGAGCGACAGCTGTTTCAGTCGGAAGTCCCCTGCTGTGGAAGGAGTGTAAGAACCTTGATTCAAGCGTTGTTATTTGA
- a CDS encoding HAD family hydrolase yields the protein MIQALLFDLDGTLLDSRDAVVDAVAFTAEQYAPGHFSREELLARFGESFDDFLAAVATAAGVPDKKEVLQRYFAYVREHHEEHVKLFPFVREGLEKLKAAGFTMAIVTNKQREFTLAGLEMAGIEHLFEGIVTVDDVSRGKPSAEPVQKALGALGKSPEQAMMIGDSRYDVLAAVGAGVQSVVLEWYGQEKWLYASPDYRYADFETFVTEMLAAKAQGGK from the coding sequence TTGATTCAAGCGTTGTTATTTGATTTGGACGGGACCTTGCTGGACAGTCGGGATGCGGTCGTGGATGCCGTTGCTTTTACGGCTGAGCAGTACGCACCGGGACATTTTAGCAGGGAAGAGCTTCTTGCGCGTTTTGGCGAATCATTTGATGATTTTTTGGCGGCAGTTGCTACAGCAGCAGGTGTCCCTGACAAAAAAGAAGTGCTGCAGAGATACTTCGCCTATGTACGGGAGCATCATGAAGAACACGTCAAACTGTTTCCGTTTGTTCGCGAAGGGCTGGAAAAGCTGAAGGCGGCGGGCTTTACGATGGCGATCGTCACGAACAAGCAACGAGAGTTTACATTGGCTGGTCTGGAGATGGCAGGGATTGAGCATCTGTTTGAGGGCATCGTCACCGTCGATGATGTATCACGAGGCAAGCCGTCGGCTGAGCCTGTACAAAAAGCTTTGGGGGCACTAGGTAAAAGTCCCGAGCAAGCCATGATGATCGGTGACAGTCGCTACGATGTACTGGCTGCGGTAGGAGCGGGTGTGCAATCTGTCGTGCTGGAGTGGTACGGACAAGAGAAATGGCTTTACGCTTCTCCGGATTACCGCTACGCCGATTTCGAGACATTTGTTACGGAAATGCTGGCCGCAAAAGCACAAGGAGGGAAATAA
- a CDS encoding ABC transporter ATP-binding protein has product MARVVLEQVTKAFQNQSVVKGLDLVIPDGSFTVLVGPSGCGKSTTLRMIAGLETVTDGKIIIGDQTVNQLPPGKRDIAMVFQNYALYPTMNVYDNIAYGLRNRGTSKKECQVLVEEIAEIVGLSDYLKRKPSQLSGGQRQRVALARAMVKKPKVFLMDEPLSNLDAKLRNQMRVELTSLHKQLGSTFIYVTHDQVEAVTMGDQIVVMNDGHIMQVATPMDLYQEPENLFVAQFIGSPPMNIVSAEGKSEHVWGFRPEKAVLLPSAVSAITSEEMWNARGQVVSREILGSDTLLHVETEKGRVIVKADSEVAMQVGSSVTVTVPWEYIYVFEKGNGKRVGRMSGREPVSARAGGDS; this is encoded by the coding sequence ATGGCACGTGTGGTGTTGGAGCAGGTAACGAAAGCCTTTCAGAATCAAAGCGTGGTCAAAGGATTGGATTTGGTCATTCCAGACGGCTCCTTTACGGTTCTGGTAGGTCCGTCCGGCTGTGGGAAATCAACCACACTCAGGATGATCGCTGGTTTGGAAACAGTGACGGACGGCAAAATCATAATCGGTGATCAAACGGTGAACCAATTGCCACCTGGCAAGCGTGATATTGCGATGGTTTTTCAAAATTACGCCCTCTACCCAACGATGAACGTGTATGACAATATCGCCTATGGCTTGAGAAACCGTGGAACATCGAAAAAGGAATGTCAGGTGCTGGTAGAGGAGATCGCGGAAATCGTCGGGCTATCCGATTATCTCAAACGCAAGCCTTCTCAGCTCTCCGGTGGCCAAAGGCAACGTGTTGCACTCGCTCGGGCTATGGTGAAAAAGCCAAAGGTCTTCCTGATGGACGAACCGCTCTCCAATCTCGATGCGAAGCTGCGAAATCAGATGCGTGTGGAATTGACCAGTCTGCACAAGCAGCTCGGCAGCACCTTCATCTACGTGACACATGATCAGGTAGAGGCGGTGACCATGGGCGATCAGATCGTCGTCATGAATGACGGACACATTATGCAAGTAGCGACCCCGATGGATTTGTATCAGGAGCCGGAAAATCTGTTTGTTGCCCAATTTATCGGTTCTCCGCCGATGAATATTGTCTCTGCGGAGGGCAAGAGTGAGCACGTATGGGGATTCCGCCCGGAAAAAGCAGTGTTGTTGCCTTCTGCTGTATCTGCCATTACGAGCGAAGAGATGTGGAACGCACGAGGTCAGGTCGTATCCAGAGAAATTCTTGGCTCAGACACGCTCCTGCATGTAGAGACGGAAAAAGGCAGGGTCATCGTTAAAGCGGACTCGGAGGTAGCGATGCAGGTCGGCTCCTCGGTCACCGTCACTGTACCGTGGGAGTACATATATGTGTTTGAAAAAGGGAACGGAAAACGAGTGGGTCGCATGAGCGGACGAGAGCCTGTATCGGCACGTGCAGGAGGGGATAGCTGA
- a CDS encoding carbohydrate ABC transporter permease, producing the protein MRKAATVQELPGVSQSKTEVRPSAFAWSELASRLRPYLYLAPALICFILFFFYPIGSIIYLSFQDWSLINLEQMEWVGLQNYQDLMVDGDFHQVLGNTAVFTIATVGIGLTLSFLLALWLNKKAKVYGIIQATVFSPHIISLVSVSMLWMWLMDPQFGLLNAGLEAVGLPAYTWLTDPKSSLLSLIIVSIWKGVGYNTLIFIAGLQSIPGDIYEAAALDQSPWWRTLRRITIPMLSPTIFFLLIINTISSFQAFDTIAIMTQGGPINSTNMLVYYIYEQGMDFYNGGIASAASVILLILVGILTAVHFLVMSKRVHYR; encoded by the coding sequence ATGCGAAAAGCGGCAACTGTACAGGAGTTGCCGGGTGTAAGCCAGTCGAAAACAGAAGTGCGTCCGTCGGCATTTGCATGGTCTGAGCTCGCATCCCGACTGCGTCCGTACTTGTATCTGGCACCCGCATTGATTTGTTTTATCCTGTTCTTCTTTTACCCGATTGGCTCGATCATTTATTTGAGCTTTCAGGACTGGTCATTGATCAATTTGGAGCAAATGGAATGGGTAGGCTTGCAAAACTATCAGGACTTGATGGTAGACGGAGATTTTCATCAAGTATTGGGAAATACCGCGGTCTTTACCATTGCGACAGTGGGGATCGGCCTGACGCTATCCTTCCTGCTCGCACTCTGGCTGAATAAAAAGGCAAAGGTGTACGGCATTATTCAGGCGACTGTTTTCAGTCCTCACATCATTTCGTTGGTATCTGTCTCGATGCTGTGGATGTGGCTGATGGACCCTCAGTTTGGCCTGTTGAACGCAGGACTGGAAGCGGTCGGATTGCCTGCGTATACGTGGCTGACTGACCCAAAAAGCTCCTTGTTGTCACTGATTATCGTCAGCATTTGGAAAGGTGTCGGCTATAACACTCTCATTTTCATCGCAGGCTTGCAAAGCATTCCGGGCGATATATACGAGGCAGCAGCGCTCGATCAATCGCCGTGGTGGCGGACGCTGAGACGGATTACGATACCGATGCTGTCACCGACGATATTCTTTTTACTCATTATCAATACGATCTCATCCTTTCAAGCGTTTGACACGATTGCCATTATGACGCAGGGTGGTCCAATCAATAGTACGAACATGCTTGTCTACTACATTTACGAGCAGGGCATGGACTTCTACAATGGCGGGATTGCTTCGGCTGCCTCTGTCATTTTGCTGATACTGGTAGGGATTTTAACAGCTGTGCATTTTCTGGTGATGTCCAAGCGCGTGCATTATCGTTGA
- a CDS encoding carbohydrate ABC transporter permease encodes MYRVILASRKTVEWIGLLIVAFLFVFPFLWMASTAFKTMPEVRQFPPTLLPETWEWSNFAQAWESGPFLMYTWNSILVAVGILILQFLTAVPAAYAFARYKFPGRNLLFGLVLIVLMIPGQVIFLPIYVQLSGWGLVNTLWSLILPYAASAFGIFLLRQAFMQVPDEVIEAARLDNASEWKIMWTIMVPMAKPVLVTFGLFSFIYHWNDYFWPLIMTNSDEVRTLPIGISSLHMSDGGTLWNVMMAGNMILILPILVIFFVAQRHIIKAFIYQSK; translated from the coding sequence ATGTATCGAGTGATTTTGGCTTCACGCAAGACCGTGGAATGGATTGGGCTTTTGATCGTGGCTTTCCTGTTCGTTTTCCCGTTTCTGTGGATGGCATCGACGGCTTTCAAAACGATGCCAGAGGTCCGGCAATTTCCCCCGACGCTTTTGCCTGAGACGTGGGAGTGGAGCAACTTCGCCCAAGCGTGGGAATCAGGTCCGTTCCTTATGTATACGTGGAACAGCATTCTGGTTGCGGTAGGTATTTTGATCCTCCAATTTTTAACGGCGGTGCCTGCGGCTTACGCTTTCGCACGTTACAAGTTTCCCGGTCGCAATCTGTTGTTTGGTCTTGTCTTGATTGTCTTGATGATTCCCGGACAAGTCATCTTTTTGCCGATTTACGTGCAATTGAGTGGCTGGGGACTCGTCAACACACTATGGTCGCTCATCCTGCCGTACGCAGCCAGTGCATTCGGAATCTTCCTGCTCAGGCAAGCATTCATGCAGGTGCCCGATGAAGTGATCGAGGCAGCACGCCTGGATAATGCGTCCGAATGGAAGATCATGTGGACGATCATGGTGCCGATGGCGAAACCTGTGCTAGTCACTTTTGGACTATTCAGCTTTATTTACCACTGGAACGACTATTTCTGGCCGCTGATTATGACCAACAGTGACGAGGTGCGCACCTTGCCGATCGGAATATCCAGCTTGCACATGTCCGACGGCGGCACATTGTGGAACGTCATGATGGCGGGCAACATGATTCTCATTCTACCGATTCTCGTCATTTTCTTCGTGGCACAACGGCATATTATCAAAGCGTTCATCTATCAATCCAAATAA
- a CDS encoding ABC transporter substrate-binding protein, whose product MFSMKKTGTILCALTIGLSGVLAGCGSSGKEQSTSTGSTSQPAASTATSGPVQIDFWYALGGVRGKTIEDMVKKFNETHKDIIVKPAYQGAYQENHSKVLASVAASNNPDVTMVEIASIAAFADAKVLEDLTPYSQGDEKKYIPGLMKNSYWNDKLYAVPFNRSTPLLYINRDMLKEAGLDSNGPKTWDELVSFSQKLSKKEGDKITRYGFSTPVDIWFYEALVFQGGGNILSENGKELTINNEAGKAPLELWSKMVKEGIMKNPPGENYNAWDVAEQDFLNQKVGMIFTSTGSLTELKKNAKFDMGAAFLPANKTFGTPTGGANLVMLAKSTDAEKKAAWEFMKWMTDTEQTVPWSIASGYMPVTTEAIDSAEMKAFYEKDPNFKVAVEQLQYGYPRPMAPGYKELQDVIQKELQRAMLGQATVDEAMQAATEKGSKLLKK is encoded by the coding sequence ATGTTTTCAATGAAAAAGACTGGTACGATTCTATGTGCATTGACTATCGGTTTGTCAGGAGTATTGGCTGGATGCGGATCATCTGGTAAAGAACAGTCTACAAGTACAGGTAGCACTTCTCAGCCAGCAGCGTCTACAGCAACCAGCGGCCCTGTCCAAATTGATTTCTGGTATGCGTTGGGTGGCGTTCGTGGGAAAACAATTGAGGATATGGTCAAAAAATTCAATGAAACACATAAAGATATTATCGTCAAACCAGCCTACCAAGGTGCGTATCAAGAGAACCACTCCAAAGTACTGGCATCTGTAGCAGCGAGTAACAATCCAGATGTCACGATGGTCGAGATCGCTTCGATCGCAGCATTTGCGGATGCAAAGGTATTGGAAGATTTGACACCCTACTCGCAAGGGGATGAGAAGAAGTACATTCCAGGTCTTATGAAAAACTCTTATTGGAATGACAAACTGTACGCAGTACCATTTAACCGCTCCACTCCACTGCTGTACATCAACCGTGATATGTTAAAGGAAGCAGGACTTGATTCAAACGGTCCGAAAACATGGGATGAGCTCGTCAGCTTTTCTCAAAAGCTGAGCAAAAAAGAAGGAGACAAAATTACCCGGTACGGCTTCTCGACACCTGTTGATATCTGGTTCTACGAAGCGCTTGTTTTCCAAGGCGGGGGCAACATCCTGAGCGAGAACGGCAAGGAGCTGACGATCAACAACGAAGCAGGAAAAGCACCGCTTGAGCTCTGGTCCAAAATGGTGAAGGAAGGCATCATGAAAAACCCTCCAGGAGAGAACTACAATGCGTGGGATGTAGCAGAGCAAGACTTCCTGAATCAAAAAGTGGGCATGATTTTTACCTCGACAGGTTCCTTGACGGAATTGAAGAAAAATGCCAAATTTGACATGGGTGCAGCTTTCCTGCCAGCTAATAAAACGTTTGGTACGCCAACGGGCGGTGCGAATCTCGTGATGCTGGCGAAGTCGACCGATGCGGAGAAAAAAGCAGCGTGGGAGTTCATGAAGTGGATGACGGATACCGAGCAAACAGTTCCGTGGTCAATCGCTTCCGGTTATATGCCTGTCACCACAGAAGCAATTGATTCGGCTGAAATGAAGGCATTCTACGAAAAAGATCCAAACTTCAAGGTCGCGGTAGAGCAACTGCAATACGGTTATCCTCGTCCAATGGCTCCAGGCTACAAAGAATTGCAGGATGTGATTCAAAAAGAACTGCAGCGTGCGATGCTCGGCCAAGCGACTGTAGATGAAGCGATGCAGGCGGCGACGGAAAAAGGCAGCAAGCTTTTGAAAAAATAA
- a CDS encoding glycerophosphodiester phosphodiesterase family protein, translated as MNICMAHRGWSGKAPENTMTAIRLALAEPAIKAMEIDVQLTRDGVPVLIHDFTLERTTNGRGLVMDHTLAELRELDAGSWFGDKFAGERIPTLEEVLVAVKGRCTLNIELKATSDMYPGIAEKVLALLEKHEMKQAVHVTSFDHDLIRHVRALDQEVETGLIVYGRPVLMLEQMEAAGATILSMGYPFLTRELTVAAIEKGFKVIAWTLDDPKHIREVISWHPQVQICTNHPDRMWEFV; from the coding sequence ATGAACATTTGTATGGCACATCGCGGGTGGTCAGGCAAAGCCCCGGAGAATACAATGACAGCGATTCGACTGGCTTTGGCAGAGCCAGCTATCAAAGCAATGGAAATTGATGTTCAACTGACGCGTGACGGTGTTCCGGTGCTGATTCATGACTTTACGCTGGAACGCACGACTAATGGCCGCGGTCTGGTCATGGATCATACCTTGGCAGAGCTGCGTGAGCTGGATGCAGGGAGCTGGTTTGGCGACAAGTTTGCGGGCGAGCGAATCCCTACACTAGAGGAAGTCCTGGTCGCAGTAAAAGGTCGCTGCACGCTAAATATCGAGTTGAAAGCAACAAGTGACATGTACCCTGGTATCGCAGAAAAGGTGCTCGCGCTTTTGGAAAAGCATGAGATGAAGCAAGCGGTGCATGTGACTTCATTTGACCATGATTTGATCCGTCACGTCCGCGCGCTCGATCAAGAAGTAGAGACAGGTCTGATTGTATATGGCCGCCCTGTACTCATGCTGGAACAGATGGAGGCAGCAGGTGCTACGATTCTTTCCATGGGATATCCGTTCCTGACTCGTGAGCTAACTGTAGCCGCGATCGAAAAAGGCTTCAAAGTCATCGCGTGGACGCTGGATGATCCGAAGCATATCCGTGAAGTCATTTCGTGGCATCCTCAGGTTCAAATTTGCACGAACCATCCTGACCGGATGTGGGAGTTTGTATAA
- a CDS encoding methyl-accepting chemotaxis protein: MFLFNKLRNKMILWFLVVAVIPLAAVSLFITSSFSTILIDKQKSSYVDLTSSTAIAMDQYLDRRMTEIQILARTSDIQSDDAAAKNEFIRKFTEEMKLYDGNTFIASDGKVTADTFPKSVGINLGERQFFKDGMQDKPSFSDVLVAKTTGNRSIIVASPVKTKNNEKLGVLTGLVNVDDFTATFLKDLKVGNDGYPILIDNKNQIQYHPTQDLIGKPLEESALPQPLIEILKSGKTEKGSYSYSDNGKEYVVTYSPIPKTNFGLYLHIPVESITSAVSSVTTMVTIIVIVVVAVVIAIAYAVSRQISRPIAAVASVANRISEGELTVQPLQIRTKDEVGQLSQSVNTMVLNLRTIIQQVNDSASDLASAAEELSVNADHTSKATEQIAITIQEVAYGAEKQVKSVEESVTAIQGVSTGAQQVATNAQQSAESALDASQIAVEGNQALQIVINQMQSIENTVGNIADIVKRLGNSSQEIGQIVQVITAIAEQTNLLALNAAIEAARAGEQGRGFAVVADEVRKLAEQSAQSAQQIKLLITTIQLESNQAVLSMEQGTKEVATGLTVVNNAGKSFEQIQDAVTQVASQIQEVKAYSEQMSFGTKQVVELVSVIEDVAENSADGTQSVSAATEEQLAAMEEVSSSATSLARIAEELQSHVSKFKI; the protein is encoded by the coding sequence ATGTTTTTGTTCAACAAACTCAGGAACAAAATGATCCTTTGGTTTCTCGTCGTGGCCGTCATTCCACTTGCTGCCGTTTCGTTGTTTATCACGAGTAGCTTTTCAACCATTCTGATTGATAAACAAAAATCATCCTATGTTGACCTTACTTCCAGTACAGCCATAGCTATGGATCAATATCTGGACCGGCGTATGACAGAAATTCAGATTTTAGCCCGTACCTCGGATATTCAATCCGATGATGCAGCGGCAAAAAATGAATTCATCCGCAAGTTTACCGAGGAAATGAAACTGTATGACGGAAATACGTTTATCGCAAGCGATGGAAAAGTAACGGCTGATACGTTCCCCAAAAGCGTTGGAATCAATCTTGGCGAGCGCCAATTCTTCAAAGACGGTATGCAGGACAAGCCCAGCTTCTCCGATGTTCTTGTTGCGAAGACAACCGGCAATCGCTCTATCATCGTCGCTTCCCCGGTAAAAACGAAAAACAATGAGAAGCTTGGTGTCTTGACCGGGCTCGTCAATGTAGATGACTTCACAGCTACATTTCTCAAGGATTTGAAAGTAGGCAATGATGGTTATCCGATTCTCATTGATAACAAGAACCAGATTCAGTACCATCCTACCCAGGATCTGATCGGAAAACCGCTTGAGGAATCCGCTCTGCCGCAACCATTAATAGAAATCCTTAAATCAGGAAAAACGGAAAAGGGCTCATACAGCTACTCGGACAATGGCAAGGAATACGTTGTCACCTATTCCCCCATTCCCAAGACCAACTTTGGTTTGTATCTGCATATCCCTGTCGAATCCATAACGTCTGCGGTTTCATCCGTTACCACCATGGTTACGATCATTGTCATCGTTGTTGTTGCTGTCGTGATCGCAATCGCATACGCTGTTTCTCGGCAAATCTCACGCCCTATTGCGGCAGTTGCCTCTGTGGCTAACCGCATTTCCGAGGGTGAACTGACTGTACAACCCTTGCAAATTCGAACCAAGGATGAGGTTGGACAGCTATCCCAATCAGTAAACACAATGGTGCTCAACCTGCGAACGATTATTCAACAAGTAAATGATTCAGCTTCAGATCTTGCTTCTGCAGCAGAGGAATTGTCGGTCAACGCCGACCATACGAGCAAGGCTACCGAGCAAATCGCAATAACGATTCAGGAAGTAGCTTACGGTGCGGAAAAGCAAGTGAAGAGTGTAGAGGAAAGTGTCACAGCAATTCAAGGCGTATCGACAGGGGCTCAGCAGGTTGCCACGAATGCACAGCAATCCGCCGAATCGGCTTTGGACGCTTCCCAAATTGCAGTGGAAGGCAATCAGGCCCTTCAGATCGTTATCAACCAGATGCAATCGATCGAGAACACTGTCGGCAACATTGCCGATATCGTCAAACGATTAGGAAACAGCTCGCAGGAAATCGGACAAATCGTACAAGTCATCACCGCCATAGCTGAACAAACAAATCTGTTAGCGCTTAACGCAGCTATTGAAGCGGCGAGAGCTGGTGAACAGGGGCGCGGATTCGCCGTTGTGGCAGACGAAGTGCGCAAATTGGCTGAGCAGTCCGCGCAATCCGCGCAACAGATCAAACTGTTGATTACGACGATCCAGCTCGAATCAAACCAGGCTGTTCTTTCGATGGAACAGGGCACCAAAGAGGTCGCCACTGGACTTACGGTCGTTAACAATGCAGGCAAGTCCTTCGAACAGATCCAAGATGCTGTCACACAGGTGGCAAGCCAAATTCAAGAAGTAAAGGCTTATTCTGAGCAAATGTCATTTGGCACCAAACAGGTGGTAGAATTGGTCAGTGTCATTGAAGACGTAGCGGAGAATTCTGCTGACGGAACACAAAGTGTGTCGGCCGCCACCGAAGAACAGCTGGCAGCTATGGAAGAAGTCAGTTCATCAGCTACTTCTCTGGCAAGAATAGCCGAAGAACTGCAATCTCATGTAAGCAAATTCAAGATATAG